The following are from one region of the Macaca thibetana thibetana isolate TM-01 chromosome 2, ASM2454274v1, whole genome shotgun sequence genome:
- the GPR160 gene encoding probable G-protein coupled receptor 160 isoform X1 yields the protein MTALSSENCSFQYQLRQTNQPLDVNCLLFLIILGKILLNIFTLGMRRKNTCQNFMEYFCISLAFIDLLLLVNISIILYFRDFVLLSIRFTKYHICLFTQIISFTYGFLHYPVFLIACIDYCLNFSKTTKLSFKCQKLFYFFTVILIWISVLAYVLGDPAIYQSLKPQNAYSHHCPFYVSIQSYWLSFFMVMILFVAFITSWEEVTTLVQAVRITSYMNETILYFPFSSHSNYTVRSKKIFLSKLTVCFLSTWLPFVLLQVIILLLKVQVPAYIEMNIPWLYFVNSFLIATVYWFNCHKLNLRDIGLPLDPFVNWKCCFIPLTIPNLEQIEKPISIMIC from the coding sequence atgacTGCCCTCTCTTCAGAGAACTGCTCTTTTCAGTACCAGTTACGTCAAACCAACCAGCCCCTAGATGTTAACTGTCTGCTGTTCTTGATCATACTtgggaaaatattattaaatatctttacactaggaatgagaagaaaaaacacCTGTCAAAATTTTAtggaatatttttgcatttcacTAGCATTCATTGATCTTTTACTTTTGGTAAACATTTCCATTATATTGTATTTCAGGGATTTTGTACTTTTAAGCATTAGGTTTACTAAATACCACATCTGCCTATTTactcaaattatttcctttacttATGGCTTTTTGCATTATCCAGTTTTCCTGATAGCTTGTATagattattgcctcaatttctcTAAAACCACCAAGCTTTCATTTAagtgtcaaaaattattttatttctttacagtaattttaatttggatttcagTCCTTGCTTATGTTTTGGGAGACCCAGCCATCTACCAAAGCCTGAAGCCACAGAATGCTTATTCTCACCACTGTCCTTTCTATGTCAGCATTCAGAGTTACTGGCTGTCATTTTTCATGGTGATGATTTTATTTGTAGCTTTCATAACCTCTTGGGAAGAAGTTACTACTTTGGTACAGGCTGTCAGGATAACTTCCTATATGAATGAAACTatcttatattttcctttttcatcccACTCCAATTATACTGTGAGATCGAAAAAAATATTCTTATCCAAGCTCACTGTCTGTTTTCTCAGTACCTGGTTACCATTTGTACTACTTCAGGTAATCATTCTTTTACTTAAAGTTCAGGTTCCAGCATATATTGAGATGAATATTCCCTGGTTGTACTTTGTCAATAGTTTTCTTATTGCTACAGTGTATTGGTTTAATTGTCACAAGCTTAATTTAAGAGACATTGGATTACCTTTGGATCCATTTGTCAACTGGAAGTGCTGCTTCATTCCACTTACAATTCCTAATCTTGAGCAAATTGAAAAGCCTATATCAATAATGAtttgttaa